In Solanum pennellii chromosome 7, SPENNV200, the following are encoded in one genomic region:
- the LOC107025507 gene encoding equilibrative nucleotide transporter 8, translating to MVQNHKGIEITKVDQNEARDTYKISYIIHFLLGSGNLLPWNALITAIDYFGYLYPTKHVEKVFSVAYMTSSLLILVLMLSWSKWNQTMSLRLRLNIGFSMFVLCLMVTPIVDWINWDQNGTKVKSNATYCVVVVSVVICGLADGLIGGSLIGSAGKLPKQYMQAIFAGTASSGVLISILRIITKVSLPHTPQGLKTSAHFYFIISTTILIVCIICCNLLYKLPIMQQHYTHLVQDLLPCSSHKLRDVARTIKRPAFGIFAIYTVTLSIFPGFLAENLESSLLKDWYPIILITIYNVSDFVGKSLTAMYVVKSSGKATWGCVARVLFYPLFTACLHGPKWLKCEVSIVFLTTMLGLTNGYLTSVIMILVPKSVPSSEAEIAAIVLAVSLGLGLVAGSVLGWFWII from the exons ATGGTACAAAATCACAAAGGAATAGAGATCACAAAGGTTGATCAAAATGAAGCAAGAGACACttataaaatttcatacatAATTCATTTCTTGCTTGGTTCTGGCAATTTGTTACCTTGGAATGCTTTGATCACTGCCATTGATTACTTTGGTTATCTTTATCCAACCAAACATGTTGAGAAAGTATTCTCTGTTGCTTACATGACTTCATCTCTATTGATTCTTGTTTTGATGTTAAGTTGGAGTAAATGGAACCAAACAATGAGTCTTAGATTGAGATTAAATATTGGTTTTTCTATGTTTGTTCTTTGTTTAATGGTAACACCAATTGTTGATTGGATTAATTGGGATCAAAATGGAACAAAAGTGAAGTCAAATGCAACATATTGTGTTGTGGTTGTATCTGTTGTTATTTGTGGTTTGGCTGATGGTTTAATTGGTGGAAGTTTGATTGGTTCTGCTGGTAAACTTCCTAAACAATACATGCAAGCAATTTTTGCTGGAACTGCTTCTTCAG gTGTATTAATTTCCATATTAAGGATTATAACCAAAGTATCACTTCCACATACTCCACAAGGTCTAAAGACAAGTGCTCATTTCTACTTCATAATTAGCACAACAATTTTGATAGTGTGCATTATATGTTGCAACTTGTTGTATAAGTTGCCAATCATGCAGCAACATTACACACATCTTGTTCAAGATCTCTTGCCATGTTCGAGTCATAAACTCCGCGATGTGGCAAGAACTATAAAGCGTCCTGCATTTGGAATATTCGCGATTTACACTGTGACATTGTCTATTTTCCCAGGGTTCTTAGCAGAGAATCTTGAATCGAGTTTGCTTAAAGATTGGTACCCCATTATACTGATCACAATTTACAACGTATCGGATTTCGTTGGGAAATCTCTCACTGCAATGTATGTTGTAAAGAGCAGTGGCAAGGCTACATGGGGTTGTGTTGCTAGGGTATTGTTCTATCCTCTGTTTACAGCTTGTTTACATGGTCCTAAGTGGCTAAAATGTGAGGTGTCAATTGTTTTTTTAACGACGATGCTCGGTCTGACCAACGGGTACTTGACAAGTGTCATTATGATTCTTGTTCCTAAGTCTGTCCCAAGTTCTGAAGCTGAAATTGCTGCAATTGTTTTGGCTGTTTCATTAGGGTTGGGGTTAGTGGCTGGTTCTGTTCTTGGTTGGTTTTGGATTATTTGA
- the LOC107024588 gene encoding uncharacterized protein LOC107024588: MMLLRSSSSPLLKQQHYSCLPQEPKKYLILSSLSQLEYNSIQKKMSRASCESDLNSSNSCCMALHNLQLLFTFDEEDKEDEVELTNGLMLLSNSGLEMTERHEVEEEKHTRAVEQLVVDGGGSGGDGRGNKCGGDGDGGGNSDGDSFEYSTDLYYTKMIQADPGNSLLLGNYARFLKEVSGNMVKAEEYCERAILANPSDGNVLSFYADLIWRAHKDVPRANNYFHKALKVAPNDCYVLASYAHFLWDIEDEEEEKEKQHRQYQMNDNNLSI, translated from the exons atgatgCTTCTTCGTAGCTCTTCAAGTCCATTACTCAAGCAACAACATTATTCATGTCTCCCACAAGAAccaaaaaaatacttaatattATCATCATTGTCACAATTAGAATATAATTCAATACAAAAGAAGATGTCTAGAGCTTCATGTGAAAGTGATCTCAATTCAAGCAATTCATGTTGCATGGCCTTGCACAATCTACAACTTCTTTTCACATTTGATGAAGAGGACAAAGAAGATGAG gTAGAATTGACAAACGGGTTGATGTTACTTTCAAATTCCGGGTTGGAAATGACGGAGAGACATGAAGTTGAGGAAGAGAAACACACGAGGGCGGTGGAGCAATTGGTGGTTGACGGTGGTGGAAGTGGAGGAGATGGTAGAGGAAATAAATGTGGTGGCGATGGTGACGGTGGTGGTAATTCTGATGGAGATAGTTTTGAGTATAGTACTGATTTGTATTACACAAAGATGATTCAAGCTGATCCTGGGAATTCACTACTTCTTGGAAACTATGCAAGATTCTTGAAAGAG GTGAGTGGAAACATGGTGAAAGCAGAAGAATATTGTGAAAGAGCAATTTTAGCAAATCCAAGTGATGGAAATGTACTTTCATTCTATGCTGATTTAATTTGGAGAGCACATAAAGATGTCCCTCGTGCTAACAACTACTTTCACAAAGCTCTTAAAGTTGCACCAAACGATTG CTATGTGTTGGCTTCCTATGCTCACTTTCTTTGGGACATAgaggatgaagaagaagaaaaagaaaaacaacataGACAATATCAAATGAATGATAATAATTTATCTATATAA
- the LOC107025556 gene encoding UDP-glycosyltransferase 75C1-like, producing MKNLKKNNCHVLLVSYPMLGHINPCLQFAKRLVNLGVQVTYCTSLSGFNRISNLPTVKGLSFAPFSDGYDGGFKGSFDEYHLFYNSVKTYGSEFVINMVSEHTTKKNLAFTRIIYTTLMAWVGSVAKIINVPSTLFWIQPVTILDIYYYYFTDYADSFKNCPQHQSLELPGLPLALNPRDFPSFVFTNVKYNDWATQSIKEHIQLLNSEENPRVLVNTFDALEFDALRALKDSVTMVGVGPCIPSTFLEGKDRFGTSFGSDLQSISKNYIDWLDEKPNESVIYIAFGSYAEISNQLMEEIAQGLLKSGRPFLWVIRKGIKGENPKEKLRCKEELEKQGKIVTWCSQVEFLHHPSVGCFLTHCGWNSTLESLTSGVPIVACPLWNDQLCNAKLIQDVWKIGVRVSVNDEGIVEKDDLERCIDVVMKGEECRKNAQKWKDLAKEVMKENGSSNLNMQAYVNEILLGHS from the coding sequence atgaaaaacttgaagaagaataaTTGTCATGTTCTTCTCGTGTCATATCCAATGCTAGGTCACATAAATCCATGCCTTCAATTTGCCAAGAGATTGGTCAATTTAGGAGTACAAGTTACCTATTGTACTAGCCTATCAGGTTTCAATCGCATCTCTAATCTCCCAACTGTAAAAGGACTAAGCTTTGCTCCCTTTTCTGATGGCTACGATGGTGGTTTTAAGGGATCATTCGATGAGTACCACTTATTTTATAATTCCGTGAAGACGTATGGTTCTGAGTTTGTGatcaacatggtatcagagcatacaACAAAAAAGAATCTTGCTTTCACACGTATTATCTACACTACCCTTATGGCTTGGGTCGGGTCAGTGGCCAAGATCATTAATGTCCCATCAACACTTTTTTGGATTCAACCAGTCACAATATTGGAtatctattattattacttcacTGACTATGCAGATTCTTTCAAAAATTGTCCTCAACATCAATCTCTAGAGCTACCAGGGTTGCCTTTAGCTCTTAATCCTCGCGATTTTCCCTCCTTTGTTTTCACAAATGTGAAGTATAATGATTGGGCAACGCAATCTATCAAAGAACACATTCAACTATTGAATAGCGAAGAAAATCCAAGAGTATTAGTGAACACTTTTGATGCTTTAGAATTTGATGCTCTTAGGGCTTTGAAGGATAGTGTGACAATGGTGGGAGTTGGTCCTTGCATtccttcaacttttcttgaagGAAAGGATCGTTTTGGTACTTCTTTTGGATCCGATTTACAATCaatatcaaaaaattacatAGATTGGTTGGATGAAAAGCCTAACGAGTCTGTTATTTACATAGCATTTGGTAGCTACGCCGAGATATCAAATCAACTAATGGAGGAAATAGCCCAAGGATTATTAAAAAGTGGAAGGCCATTTTTGTGGGTGATTAGGAAAGGCATAAAGGGGGAAAACCCCAAGGAAAAGTTGAGGTGCAAAGAAGAATTAGAAAAGCAAGGGAAAATAGTGACTTGGTGCTCACAAGTGGAATTTTTACATCACCCTTCTGTGGGTTGTTTCTTGACTCACTGTGGGTGGAATTCAACTCTAGAAAGCTTAACTTCTGGCGTGCCTATTGTGGCATGTCCACTTTGGAATGATCAACTTTGTAACGCTAAACTCATTCAAGATGTTTGGAAAATCGGAGTCCGAGTTAGTGTTAATGATGAAGGTATTGTTGAAAAGGATGACTTGGAGAGATGCATAGATGTTGTGATGAAAGGAGAGGAATGTAGAAAAAATGCCCAAAAATGGAAAGATTTGGCTAAGGAAGTTATGAAGGAAAATGGTTCATCCAATTTGAATATGCAAGCTTACGTTAATGAGATTTTACTTGGTCATAGCtaa